The genomic interval CCATCTTTTCTAGTTCTTTATAACCCCGATAAATACGATTAGACCAAAAATGGCTACGCAAGTAATGCCATAAGTTTTCAACAGGATTAAGTTCAGGACTATAAGGAGGTAGAAAGAGCAGGTGAATATTGGAAGGAACTTTCAGCGTTTTACTAGTATGATAGCTAGCTCGGTCTAAAATTAGCAAAGCATGGGAAGAAGCAGGTAGCGATTGACTAACTTGCTTAAGAAAAATTTCCACTCCTTGGCTATTTAAGAAAGGTAAAATC from Neochlamydia sp. AcF84 carries:
- a CDS encoding transposase, with translation MKHGLDNKAPLLRYGQKKERGQKLLRQTEYKNLYVATAVCPRSGQAEGMILPFLNSQGVEIFLKQVSQSLPASSHALLILDRASYHTSKTLKVPSNIHLLFLPPYSPELNPVENLWHYLRSHFWSNRIYRGYKELEKMAIASWRKVCLQEKRMKSLCAVSYA